The following is a genomic window from Armatimonadota bacterium.
NNNNCCCGCCGACACCGATGAAGCCGCAGCGCAAACGATCAGCGCCCCCCTGCTGCCCAAACGCCAGGCTGCCGAGACTCGCCGTCGCCCCTGCTGCGATGCCCAACTTCAGGAAATCACGCCGAGTTACCGATCCTTCAGTCATTGCTCGCGCCTCCTGTGTACCGAGAGTCCGCACATTGCCCACGGTATTCCCTGGAGGGCGCAAAACTCCTTGTCGTGCTCGGTGTCGGCTCGGCGGCACCGATAATCCCCATAGGAAGACGACCGGCAAGAACCGCGTTATCGCCGGAGGAACGGCAAAACGCTCGCGGAACCCCTAATGCAAGGTGGGCCGATGCTGTTGACCTACTGGGAAATGCGCCTGGAGCTCACGGGACAGGCAGACCTCGCCCCGGCGCCGGAGGGTGTCGTGATTCGCCGCGCGCACTGGCCGGGCGATCTCGCTGCCATCGCTCGTCTCTACGGCAAGGCGTTCGACTCTGAGCCTTGGCCCGAGGACTGGGCGTCTTTTCCGGGCTATGACCCGCAAGGCGTGCTCGTCGCCGAGACGGCAGGCGAGGCGATTGGGTTCCTCGTCTCCTACACTCGCGGCGGGCATGGGTACATCAGCGTGGTTGGCACAACGCCGGCGCACAGGCGCCGAGGCATTGCGCGGGGGCTCATCCTTCGCGCGCTCGAGCGGTTCCGCGCCCTCGGGCTGCCCGAGGCCGTGATTGACGTGAGAGCGGAGAACACCGCCGCAATACGCTGCTACGAGTCGGTGGGCTTCCGGAAGACGAGGGAGTTCGTCGCCGACGAGATGTGCCGCACGCCGAAGAACGATGATGCGCCTGAGCCGCCGCGCGCCGCGCCGCGTCCTTAGTCCGCGAACAGCTCCTCCAGGCGCAGATTCCACAACGCGTCGTCGTACTCGTCCTCGATGCGAGCGAGCGCGTCCCTGATGTTGCGCCACTCGTCGGCGTCGCGGACACCGCCTTCGACGCGCCTGCGCAACTCGCCCACCGCCGGCGCGGCCGCTACGACGACGCCGACGTAGGCGTCGTCCGCGCCGAACTTCTTCGCGAGCCGCGCCACGTCTTGGCGCTCGCTGGACAGGCGTTCCTCCACTGCCGCGATATCGCGCATCAGGTTGCGCTCGAGCGAGTCGAAGATGACGTGGCCGAACGTCTCCGTGTCCCAGAAACTGCCTGCCACCGGTGACCACGTGAAGACCTGCTCGCCCTCGACGTTGCGGTAGCGGCCCACGGCCAACCCCCACATATCGCCGCTCACGGGGCGCCTGCCCAAATCGCCGAAGGGCACTGCGATTTCGAGAGTCCACCCGTCGGGGCCTCGCTGCGCCGCCGCGCGCCAGGCGCCATTCCATTGATGGTCATCGTCGAATGCGTCGTGCTTTGTCCCGAGGCAGTTCGCGGCGAGTTCGACGAAGCCAGACGGGCGACGTTCGTGGCCCACGTCGAAAAGGACGACGACGCACTCCTCCTCGAAGACGTCGGCGTCCGCTTCGGTCAGCTTGCATTCGACGGCGTCCATGTCAGGCTCCGCGCAGCGCAGCGCGACGAAAATGGCATCCTCATCGTGACAGATCGAGAAGCTCGTCGCAGGACTGGCGGGCTGCCCGTCGCGGAGCACGGTGAAGCCGCTCAACGCCGGCAGCGCCTGCCACGCCGCATCGTCGAGCTTCCCGTCAATAAGCGGCGGCTTGGTGATCGACCGGCAGAGGGCCGCGCCCTCGGCGGAGCCGTCGGCGGCGGTCGGCGTGCTGGCAGCTCCGAGGGCGACGATGACGAGGCAAATGGCGAATATCCGCATGGGCGCAATCTTCGCCGGCGCCGAGGGCCTTCCTGCCGCAAGTCATAGAGGAAGGAATCGCCTCGGGTTTGCGGAATAACCTCTCAGAGGCGTCGTCCGCGAGCGTCCGAGATGCAGACCAAGATATCCGTCGGCAAAGAAGACAGCGGCAAATCGATTCAACTCGGGGTGGGTGATCTCCTGGAGGTCGGCCTGCCCGAGACGGATCCGCGCGCCGCCTGGCACGTCGAGGTTGACGCGGACGTGCTGGCCCCCGTGTCATCGCCGACCAACACTCAGGCGGTGTGGGTGCTCGACGAGGTCGAGCAGATGCACATCCGCACCTTCCGCGCCGCGCGCGTCGGGCGGGCGGTGCTGAAGATGCTGTATGCCAGGATGGAAGGCGGCGCCGCCGTGGATGCCTTCACCCTCGAAGCCGTCATCGGCAACCCGCCCAAAACGAAGCCCATCCGCCAGCAAATGCCTGCCTCGCAGCTCCTGGTGATGTTCTTCCAGGCCTTCCTTATTGCGGCGGCTGGAGCCTATCTCTCGTTCCGCCTGAGTGCGCTGGTCGCGACTTTGATCGATGGTCGGCGCCCGCAGGTCGACACCGCCGATCTCCTGCTGGGCCTTCTGGGAACCGTCGCCATGGGAACCGTCGCCGGGTATGCGCTCGTGCGCATCGTCGCGTACTTCGCGAGCCGTGTGCGCTAGCTCGGTCCCTGCTTAGGCTGAAGGTGGCGCGTCCGGCCTGGACGGCGCCTGCCGACGGATCATCCCTTGCCACACATACTGGCCGATCATCCCTCCGGCGGCCGCAGCGCCGAGCACCAACAGCGCCCCAACCAAGAGGGTCGGCACATACATGACTTGTGACAGTATCGCGCCGCCCGCGCCCCACAGGATGCACAGGAATACCGCCACCGCCAGTGTCGCCCAGGTCCCTGCACGCTTCTCTGCAGCCATCCCGATCAATAGCCCGGCGACGAACGCGGTTGCTGACAGCCACAGCACCAGCGTCACCAGGTAGTACACGCGCGCCGCTGCAATCACCTCGCTCAGCGGGAAATCGAGGGGCTGCGTGACCTGGGAGCCCGCCTCATCGCCGGCCGGCGGATACGCTTGCGCGATCACCGGTGCCCCGGCTGCAGCCAGGCACAGGATAGCCAGGCCGATCCATGCTGCGGCGAGCAAGGCCTTGCTTCGCGTCATACCGATCCGCACGTGATGGTTTCCTTCCTTACCGCGTCAATTCCGCCTGTCGTGCCGGAGTCACCGCCGCCTTCGCAGCAGGACGCGGTTGCCGCGGCGCGCGCGCAGCAACTCGCTCGCGCTGCCTCGGTTGACCGATATCTCGAGTCTCCCCGCGCTGCCGAAGATCGCCAGCGGCCGGCCCTCCGCCACGGCGTCATAGCATTCCGCGATGCCTTCAATCGAAGCGGGCCCGGCCTGGATCACAACGCCTCCGGCGTCGTTGCCGCCGAGCCACGCGGCGAAGCGCTCCTCTGTAAGGTCGGTGACGAGATTGCCGAACCGATCAACGTGCAGGACGTGAGCTTCCAGCCCTGCGTCCGTCTCAACCGGCGTTGGCACGTCGAGCGGGACCGGATCCGTGACCACCGGGCCGAGCGCTTCGAGACCCATGCCGGCCGCGAGGTGTGCGGCGGCAGGGGCGAAGACGTCCCGCCCGTGGAACGTCGCGCTGGTCTTCGGCAAGCGGCACTCGGGGTTCGTGATGGCAACCGCTTGCCAGTCCTCAGCGTCGGCAAACACGTAACTGAATATGCCGTTATCCGGCCCGACGAAGAGGTGCTCGCCGCAGCGCGCCGCGAGCGGCCGCCTACCGCCGCCGACGCCGGGATCCACGACTGCGACATGCACCGTTCTCGCCGGGAAGTAGGGATACGCGCACGCGAGCACGAAGGCCGCCTCCGCGACGTTCTGCGCCGGCAGGTCGTGGGTGATGTCAACGATCGCGGCATCCGGGCATATGCCGAGGATGACACCCTTCATCACCCCCGCGAAGTGGTCGTGCAGGCCGAAGTCGGTGAGCAGCGTTATGACAGGTCTGGCCATTGGCGAAGCGGCGCGGTTCCCTGACGACCCCCTCGTCTGTCGGGTCGCCGACCTAGGTTTTCCGTGGAGGACGCCCCTCGACCTGCTGCGGCGTGACGCCTCCGGCGTCCGGCCTGCGCGGCGAGTTGACATGGGCATCCCCGCCGGCTATGATGTGCCCGGTTCGGCCGCGATCCCGTGCTCTTCCGAGGGGAAGATGCCTGACCTGGCCCGACGCCGCCGAGAGGCCGCACTCATACCGGCGCAGGATGATCCTGCCGGTGACCGTGTCGCTGTCACCCCACCGGCCCGCGCGCTCTTCGCGCCAGCGGGCCGTTTTCGGCTGCCCTCTTCCCGCCTCGGCACGACGTACATCACGGTCACCAAGTACGTCTGGACGGGCGACAGCTACCACGATCCACTGCTGTACGCCTATGTCGGCTCGGCCTGGCGGCACTACTCGGCGCGGCACGCCGCGCTCCGGAGCGGCTCGAATGAGCCGCTTGTGTACGACGGCCCCGGCTCCACTCGACAACTCATCAACCACACCGACCAGAGCGTGACCGACACCTACGAGTACGAGGCCTTCGGGAACCTGCTCGGCTCGACCGGCGGCACGGCCAATCCTTACAAGTATGTGGGTTCGCTCGGTTATTACCAAACCGGAAGCAGTCTGATGCACCTCTGCGCGCGGTACTATATGCCGGAGGTGGGGAGGTCACTGCAGGCAGATCCAATCCGAGAGTCGCTGGCCCCGACCATCTATTTCTACGCACGCCAGAACCCCGTAACCTACGTGGACCCGCACGGTTGGTTGCCGGTGTACTTCCCTCCTCTTCCCTGGGGCAAGGTCAAGGACTGGATATGGGATCGTTGCGAGCACTCGGCGCTCTGCCAGATGCTAAACCCAGAGAACTGGAGCAATGCCAACGACTGCAAGGCGCAATGCTACTACGATTGCCTCAAGGGCCAGCAAGTCAGGGCTGGCATTGTCGCCGGAGTCGGCACCGGAGTGGGCGCGATAGCGCGGGAAGGTCTTGGCCCCATTGGTTTGCTTGCGGGCTTTTCAACGGGCGAACTTCTGGCCCTCCACGACTGTGCGGCGCAATGCGGCTACGGGGAAGCGTGGATACCGTGATGCACTCAGCTCTCGGCGTGGCCATCTACATGGGGAGCTTCTTGGTCATTGCCGGGCTATTGTACGTGTTTGGCCACGAGCGGCCGCGCCCTCGAGATGCTACCTCGATATTTGCGTTTATGGTGACGATCGGATGCACTTTTGCTGCCATCAGCCCATTCTTCCCCGGGCGACTGCTCTTCGCTCTGGCGGGAGGCTTAGCGTATCCGGTGTGGGGACTCATAATGGCAGCCTGCCAGGTTAGACACCCTCGTCTGGATCCCAGGCGCCTGGCGAGCGCAGGTATCCTCGTCTGGGGTGTCTATGGCTTTCTAGAGGGGAGTCCCTTCATGGTTGGAATGGCCGTCGGTGCAAGTTTGGCGACCGGCCTTGGGTTACTGATTCCCTTGCTCGGCAGGACCGCGGGAAAGCAGGCATCGCGCGATCAGCCCGAAGGTAGCAGCGGCAGAGCGGAATCCGAGCGCCCCATGAGGTAATTCCGGCTACACATAGCGTAGTTCCGTGAGCGGGGAGAGGCGGGACAGGCAGTGGCAGACGATCTATGACTATGCCGACATCCATGACGGCGTCGGCAACCGGCTGACGATGACCAACAGCGGCACGGTGACCTATACGTACGACGCCAACAACAAGCTGACCCAGCTCGTGGGCCCGAGTGGGACGACCACATTCGGCTACGACAACAACGGCAACCAGACTTCGATGACCCTACCCGACGAGACGGTGTGGGATTACGGCTATGACTACGAGAACCGGCTCGTCGGGGTGACGGACAATTCCAGCTACACGGCGACCTACACGTACTCCGGCGACGGCCTGCGCCTGCGCGNNNNNNNNNNNNNNNNNNNNNNNNNNNNNNNNNNNNNNNNNNNNNNNNNNNNNNNNNNNNNNNNNNNNNNNNNNNNNNNNNNNNNNNNNNNNNNNNNNNNCCAATTGTCCGCCCGCAGCCACCGGTAGTCCTGATTCTCGGTTACCAGAAGTCGGTGATACGGGCTGTCGCGCTCCAGGAGCACGCGTTGCTCGGCATATCCGGGAGGGGATGCTTGCAGCAGAATGAAGCAGGCCATCGCAGTGGCGACGGTACGCGGCAGCCTAGGCCCAGCGGCGGCAATCAGGGCGCTCAGAATCAGCAGGCCGCCCAGCAGATAGAGTATGGCACGAGTTCCGATCCACGGTATCAAGTAGAAGGCGGTGCCGAGCGTGCCCGCAATGCTGCCGATCGTCGACACCGCATAGACCGTGCCGGCCGTGCGGCCGACCTCCTCCATCATGCGGGCGCTCAGGCGGATGACGAAGGGCGAGGTCACCGCCATCAAGCTCCCGGGGACGAAGAACAGGATCATGCAGGCGAAGAGCGGACTGGCACGGGCGCCGTAGTCCACAAGCGAGATGCGGTCGCACACGGCGGGGCCGTAGCGCGGCAAGAGTAATACAAAGAGCCCCGCGGCGAACAGGAATCCTGCCAGCAAGGTCGCACGCGGCCAGCGATCCACCAGCCACCCCCCGAGATAGTAGCCAATGCTCAGGGATGCCAGAAAGACCCCGATCAGGCTGCCCCAGACGAAAATGGACCCCCCGAAGTAGGGCGCCAGTACACGACTTCCCGCCAGTTCTAGCGCCATCAGAACCGCCCCGGAAAGAAACGCCACCACTATCAAGCAGAGCCTTTGCATGTCCGGCTCTCTCCTGTGCTCCCCGGGCACCGTGCGTCATTCCTGCGATGTATGACCTTCAACGCCCTTGTCGCATGTCCTGTCCAACCCGGCTTATTCATACTACGCTTGAAGTGCGTGCTGGGTGGCGCTGTGCGCCGCTCCGGAGCCCCGGCGCGTCCGGGGCGACCTGGGCATGACGCGTGCGCGCATGAATAATGCGCGCTGAGCGCCCTGCGCTAGGCGTACTGCGTATTTCGGTGCTCCGCGTTGGTGGGATAGATCATGTCTTGCGACCTTCATGCTATCTGAAGACCGTCAACAAGGCCGTGCTTACTCACCTTGCGATGAGAACAGGCGACCGAGCGTGGTCGAGCACCTTCTGCTTGGATGCACCATCGGCTCGTGCGCTCCAGACTTGGAAGTCCACACCTTCTTCGGAGAACAGCCGGATGACATAGAATAAGCTTACACTGTCAGCTGCCCACACGCATTCGGAGCTAAACAGGTCGGCATCGGCCACGATCGTGTGGGTGAGCTCAGTCTCAAGATCCAACACGCTTAAGCAATCCGCGCTTGTCCCTCCCTGGGAGTGGGAAGTGAAATACGCGAGCTTCTTGCCGTCTGCGGAGAAGACTGGTGTGTGGTCGCCGTAAGCACGGCGATAAGAGGTGAGCGCCCGAAGGCATCCCGTCGCGATATCGTAACTCGCCAGGCGGCTGTCCCATGGCTCGTTATCCGGCCCGGCCTGGGCCACAATCAGGCGTTTGCTGCTCGGATACCACGCCACATCCCGAATCTCAAGTGGAAGGATCTCTGGCACCCCGCCGTTTCTGCCCACTAGACACAGACTGCCAACTTCCTCGAACAAGTAGCCATAGAATGCGATCAGCTTTCCATCTGGCGAAATCGTGGGACGGAGGCTCCTACCCCGTCCGCCAAAGCCGTCTGTCAAACGACGGAGGCCGGTCCCGTCGGTTCTGATCTGCCAGATGCCCCAGTCTCGTATGGGGCCGTTGCCAAATTCACCCCGAGAGCGACCGAAGACCAGGTAAAGCCCGTCAGGTGAAATCGAGAGAGCGTCCGGGTCGATCTCCGCATCCCTGTAGATAGTTGCCGGTTCCTCATCGGAGCTGTGCCAGACCCGCAGTGAATGAACCGGGACTGCACCTCGGGGCTCGTTTACGCTCCACCAGGCGAGCACGCCGGAAACGCTGGAGTAGACCGCCTTACCTACTACGCTTTCGTCCGAGCCCGATATCCGAAACTGCTGCTTCGTGGATAGGTTACATGCCCACAGTCCCTGGCTGGACTTTTCCTGTTCGGGCCCGGTGCGTAGGAACGCCAAGTAGGCAGGGCCTTTCGGCTGAACCGGAACACAGCCGGCCGGCGCCGGAGTTGCGGTCAACATGGCGAGAACGCACGCCGCACCATAGGTCGTTTGCACTAACCCACCGATTACTAACATAGTCCGGACAGGTGGCAGTCTCATGGCCGCTGGCTCCAGCGAGAACAGGGGCCGTCACGCGTTTTCATCGTTGGCGTTTGTTCCGGGCCGACCGCGAGCGGTCGAACCCGGCGCCCCGGCCCAACCGTCCCGGCAACTTGTAGCACGCCCCCAGAATACCACAGCGCCAACCAAATAGGTCATGGCCGTCGTTCGCTGAGATGGACTGTACCGACCGATGCGACTGCAGGCTGTGCAGGAAAGTCGGGCGACCCTCGACATCGCATCACTAGGGTATGTACTTCAGAATGAAGCTGATCATGTGCGGGCGCTGCTGGACGGGGAAATCGCTAGGGACGATGCCTCCCTCGCCAGCTATCCACCCGTGCTCCGTATCGACGAACACCACCCGCGTTAGGTGCCCATCCTCTATTTCCTCTGCTCCTGTCGATACGCGGCGCCACGTCTTGCCCCCGTCGCCAGTGACGACGGCCACTGCTCGCTTGTCGGGGAGCCGGTCCCACTCTGCCCCGACCGCCCAGCCCGTAAACCGGTCAGGAAAGGAGCAGTCCACCAGGCTGACACGATTGCTGCTCACAAGCGGCGTGATCGCCGCCCACGTTTTTCCACCGTCGGTGGTACGCAGGAGCGCGCTGGAGCCACACGCGATCCAGCCTTCCCGCTCGGTGGGGAATGCAATTCGGGCCGGAAGAGAACCCCATTCCACATCCGGAACCCCGGGAGTCGCACACACTTCAAACGTCTCCCCAGCGTTTCGCGTCAGCAGCACAAACAGCCTCCGCGTGCCGGGAGACGTCCTCCTCCGTTCCGCGAGTACCCAACCATGCTTAGGGTCACGGAACGCCAGCCCGAGAAGCAACACGTTCGGTTCTTCAGATAGGGGATGCCGCACGGCTTCCCAGGACTGACCGCCGTCCTGGGTACGGAGAAGCGTGTAGCTACCTTCACGCTCACCAATAGCCCATACCTCGTTTGCGGAGATTGCAGCCAGCCAGAGCAGGCCATGCCCTCGCACGTCATGCCAGTTCCATGACGTCCCACCGTCAAGCGTTCTTCCCACCTTGGCGCCGGCCGAAGTGCGCTCAACCGCCCAGCCTAATCTCTCACTCACGAAGTCTAGAGATACGCCCGAAAC
Proteins encoded in this region:
- a CDS encoding twin-arginine translocation signal domain-containing protein; translated protein: MTEGSVTRRDFLKLGIAAGATASLGSLAFGQQGGADRLRCGFIGVGG
- a CDS encoding GNAT family N-acetyltransferase — encoded protein: MQGGPMLLTYWEMRLELTGQADLAPAPEGVVIRRAHWPGDLAAIARLYGKAFDSEPWPEDWASFPGYDPQGVLVAETAGEAIGFLVSYTRGGHGYISVVGTTPAHRRRGIARGLILRALERFRALGLPEAVIDVRAENTAAIRCYESVGFRKTREFVADEMCRTPKNDDAPEPPRAAPRP
- a CDS encoding SAM-dependent chlorinase/fluorinase; amino-acid sequence: MARPVITLLTDFGLHDHFAGVMKGVILGICPDAAIVDITHDLPAQNVAEAAFVLACAYPYFPARTVHVAVVDPGVGGGRRPLAARCGEHLFVGPDNGIFSYVFADAEDWQAVAITNPECRLPKTSATFHGRDVFAPAAAHLAAGMGLEALGPVVTDPVPLDVPTPVETDAGLEAHVLHVDRFGNLVTDLTEERFAAWLGGNDAGGVVIQAGPASIEGIAECYDAVAEGRPLAIFGSAGRLEISVNRGSASELLRARRGNRVLLRRRR
- a CDS encoding RHS repeat-associated core domain-containing protein — its product is MTGLAIGEAARFPDDPLVCRVADLGFPWRTPLDLLRRDASGVRPARRVDMGIPAGYDVPGSAAIPCSSEGKMPDLARRRREAALIPAQDDPAGDRVAVTPPARALFAPAGRFRLPSSRLGTTYITVTKYVWTGDSYHDPLLYAYVGSAWRHYSARHAALRSGSNEPLVYDGPGSTRQLINHTDQSVTDTYEYEAFGNLLGSTGGTANPYKYVGSLGYYQTGSSLMHLCARYYMPEVGRSLQADPIRESLAPTIYFYARQNPVTYVDPHGWLPVYFPPLPWGKVKDWIWDRCEHSALCQMLNPENWSNANDCKAQCYYDCLKGQQVRAGIVAGVGTGVGAIAREGLGPIGLLAGFSTGELLALHDCAAQCGYGEAWIP
- a CDS encoding fused MFS/spermidine synthase, which codes for MQRLCLIVVAFLSGAVLMALELAGSRVLAPYFGGSIFVWGSLIGVFLASLSIGYYLGGWLVDRWPRATLLAGFLFAAGLFVLLLPRYGPAVCDRISLVDYGARASPLFACMILFFVPGSLMAVTSPFVIRLSARMMEEVGRTAGTVYAVSTIGSIAGTLGTAFYLIPWIGTRAILYLLGGLLILSALIAAAGPRLPRTVATAMACFILLQASPPGYAEQRVLLERDSPYHRLLVTENQDYRWLRADNW
- a CDS encoding PD40 domain-containing protein is translated as MRLPPVRTMLVIGGLVQTTYGAACVLAMLTATPAPAGCVPVQPKGPAYLAFLRTGPEQEKSSQGLWACNLSTKQQFRISGSDESVVGKAVYSSVSGVLAWWSVNEPRGAVPVHSLRVWHSSDEEPATIYRDAEIDPDALSISPDGLYLVFGRSRGEFGNGPIRDWGIWQIRTDGTGLRRLTDGFGGRGRSLRPTISPDGKLIAFYGYLFEEVGSLCLVGRNGGVPEILPLEIRDVAWYPSSKRLIVAQAGPDNEPWDSRLASYDIATGCLRALTSYRRAYGDHTPVFSADGKKLAYFTSHSQGGTSADCLSVLDLETELTHTIVADADLFSSECVWAADSVSLFYVIRLFSEEGVDFQVWSARADGASKQKVLDHARSPVLIAR